The Phormidium sp. PBR-2020 DNA segment CGCCATAATCAAACCTATTGGCAGAATCGCCCCTATTATGGCTTCGGTATGGGAGCCACCAGTTACAGCCAAGGGCAACGGGTTTCTCGCCCAAGAACCCGCGTTGAATATGTCAAATGGCTGCAAGAGTATCTCAAGCAAAATGGCAGCCTTGACGTGCCTCCTGTCGATGGCAATGACCTGATTCTAGAAACGCTGATGTTGCGCCTACGCTTGGCGGAGGGTATTCCCCTTGCGGAACTTCAGGCCAACCTTGCCCCCGAAGCTCGACAAGACCTCCAGAGGGCGATCGCCCCCTACATCAAGCGAGGCTGGGTAGACTGGGGCGAGGATGCTGTTAGATTAACAGACCCCGAAGGGTTCCTATTCTCCAACAGCATTCTCTCTAGCCTCTTCAACGCCCTAGAGCCATGAGCGACTCATCAATGAGTCAGCCCACCCTCGTTAAACGTCCTCAGCAAAAATAAAGCGGCGCAGTTCACTGGGGTCAGGTTCCGGACTCGATTCGGCAAATTCAACGGACTCATCAATGGTCTGTTGAATCTGGGATTGAATCTCCTGGAGTTCCTCAGACTTGGCCAGATTATGACTGGTCAAGAAGGTTTCAAAGCGGTTAATCGGGTCACGGGCAAACCAAACCTCTTTTTCTTCCTTCGAGCGTAACTCATCCGGGTCAGCCAGAGAATGGCCTCGGAAGCGATAGGTGAGAGCCTCAATCAGAGTTGGACCTTCCCCGGCGCGGGCCCGTTTGACGGCTTCTTGAGCCACCGCACGCACGGCCACGACATCCATCCCATCAACCTCAACCCCAGCCATATTAAAGACACTGGCTTTTTTGTAGATTTCTGGTTGTGAGGTAGCCCGTTCGTGAGCCATACCAATGGCCCACTTATTGTTTTCCACCACAAAAATAATCGGCAACTTCCAGAGAGACGCCATATTCAGGGTTTCAAAAAACTGGCCATTATTACTGGCGCCATCCCCAAAGAAACAGGCCACCACCTGATTGGCGTTGGGGTCTTTCATGACTTCCTTACGGTAGCGAACCTGGAAAGCGGCGCCCATGGCCACGGGAATCCCCTCGGCAACGAAGGCGTATCCCCCGAGCAGCTTATGCTCCTTAGAGAACATGTGCATCGACCCACCACGGCCCTTACTGCATCCGGTGGCTTTGCCGAACAGTTCCGCCATGACTTCCCGGGCCGGAACCCCAGCACTCAGGGCATGAACGTGATCGCGGTAGGTGCTGCACACATAATCATCACCGGGATTCATGGCCTGAATCACCCCTGAGGAGACGGCTTCTTGTCCGTTATAGAGGTGAACGAAGCCGAACATTTTGCCTCGATAGTACATTTCGGCGCATTTATC contains these protein-coding regions:
- the pdhA gene encoding pyruvate dehydrogenase (acetyl-transferring) E1 component subunit alpha, whose protein sequence is MVTERTLPTSNPDSAAISREDGLRIYKDMVLGRLFEDKCAEMYYRGKMFGFVHLYNGQEAVSSGVIQAMNPGDDYVCSTYRDHVHALSAGVPAREVMAELFGKATGCSKGRGGSMHMFSKEHKLLGGYAFVAEGIPVAMGAAFQVRYRKEVMKDPNANQVVACFFGDGASNNGQFFETLNMASLWKLPIIFVVENNKWAIGMAHERATSQPEIYKKASVFNMAGVEVDGMDVVAVRAVAQEAVKRARAGEGPTLIEALTYRFRGHSLADPDELRSKEEKEVWFARDPINRFETFLTSHNLAKSEELQEIQSQIQQTIDESVEFAESSPEPDPSELRRFIFAEDV